In Trichoderma atroviride chromosome 2, complete sequence, one DNA window encodes the following:
- a CDS encoding uncharacterized protein (EggNog:ENOG41) has translation MQIYGLCVGKSARPEENPSMEELVIEFAAAINHNSAILGQFFIHVSQPKPGYTWRITEASTVPRSLMIYRDPNSMATINIDSNGNCIAAGKCCQLPILLSAAEKSGEITPLQAVKGWGLDFKVLLDGHINGAASFSAAHQKHYIVRRSSATEIDLKDVLVLWLGNVQAEFSFGSNSHLRRNAGLLLSVQNYNTDECVLRYERLGIAIWRTGEKPKPFEEPVRSIPWEWHDQLVLG, from the coding sequence ATGCAAATCTATGGCCTCTGCGTCGGGAAATCAGCAAGGCCAGAGGAAAACCCATCTATGGAAGAGCTGGTTATTGAattcgcagcagccatcaaCCATAATAGCGCCATCTTAGGCCAGTTCTTCATCCATGTTtcgcagccaaagccaggATATACTTGGCGGATTACAGAGGCGTCGACAGTCCCAAGGTCGCTTATGATATACCGAGATCCAAACAGCATGGCCACCATCAACATTGATTCAAATGGAAATTGTATTGCCGCCGGTAAATGCTGCCAGCTTCCCATTTTATTATCTGCAGCTGAGAAATCCGGAGAAATAACGCCATTACAAGCTGTGAAAGGATGGGGCCTTGACTTCAAGGTTCTCCTCGACGGCCACATCAATGGCGCCGCATCTTTTAGCGCAGCCCATCAAAAGCACTATATAGTGCGGCGTAGCTCTGCCACAGAAATTGATTTAAAGGATGTACTGGTTTTATGGCTAGGGAACGTTCAGGCAGAGTTCTCTTTTGGATCTAattctcatcttcgccgTAATGCTGGCTTGCTCTTGAGTGTGCAGAATTATAACACCGACGAGTGCGTGTTGCGTTACGAGCGCCTAGGCATCGCGATTTGGAGGACAGGTGAAAAACCGAAACCTTTTGAAGAACCCGTTAGAAGTATTCCCTGGGAATGGCATGACCAATTAGTATTGGGATGA
- a CDS encoding uncharacterized protein (EggNog:ENOG41), whose translation MEVEPKSHDRVNVGAKIIRPLGHLECFQSALHLLGLYRSTIVTCRYNIPNECVDEGAQGQLMDKLEQAIAAAVLRHPFLQVGVVGDDSKCPHWVQLESINLAHHIQWQLLIEGSAEEYQSLYNSSLREQLDTKFSNLQTRPAWRIVVLRSKGNLSHLDLMFVWNHPIADGMSGKIFQETVLRHLNDPVSVTERPLLQDHVVRPSATAERLPPPMEKMVKFPVSLGFAAATAWQELKPSFLAGDHSTNATWAPIRLEPYETTQRIISLDNDTLQNILSACRQNKTTLTGLFHAAVLISLATQLMDKEAPAFASITALNLRRHMPSSSEGPLEFEADQTMANFVSRQMHKFDETLVKRIRHLAAICRKSSISSNVNCEPNLERLAGSDALTEVLWATAARVRGEIQERLDLGLKNDIVGLMGLVRDWRSQMKQDLKKPRAVAWNVTNLGVMDGKLGAAEIAQAQDANDNMPKGISGSKGWSVSRAVFSLSADVTEAFIHISPMAIKAGDLTIEISWQRGLIDDNICERLTAGVGEWLRFIGQAQSQHTDQTAAAKV comes from the exons ATGGAGGTTGAACCGAAATCGCATGACCGCGTCAATGTAGGCGCAAAGATTATTCGTCCACTAGGGCATCT CGAATGCTTCCAGTCGGCCCTTCATTTGCTTGGTCTGTATCGCAGCACCATCGTTACGTGTCGCTATAATATCCCCAACGAATGCGTGGATGAGGGTGCGCAGGGACAGCTCATGGACAAATTAGAGCAAGCAATAGCTGCAGCTGTCCTTCGACATCCTTTTCTCCAAGTTGGCGTTGTCGGCGACGACTCAAAGTGCCCCCACTGGGTCCAGCTTGAATCTATTAATCTCGCTCACCATATCCAATGGCAACTGCTGATAGAAGGCTCGGCAGAGGAATACCAGTCTCTGTATAACAGCAGTCTCAGAGAGCAACTTGACACCAAGTTCTCGAACCTTCAGACACGACCAGCCTGGAGGATAGTAGTGCTCCGGTCGAAGGGAAATCTATCTCACCTCGACTTGATGTTTGTCTGGAACCATCCCATTGCAGACGGCATGAGCGGCAAGATTTTCCAGGAAACAGTGTTGCGCCATCTGAATGATCCTGTATCCGTGACCGAAAGACCACTGTTACAAGATCACGTAGTTCGCCCGAGTGCAACAGCAGAGCGTCTCCCTCCAccaatggagaagatggtcAAATTTCCCGTCTCGCTGGGCTTTGCCGCTGCTACCGCATGGCAAGAGCTGAAACCATCCTTTCTCGCTGGCGACCACTCTACGAACGCAACATGGGCACCAATCCGCCTTGAACCGTACGAAACGACACAACGTATCATCTCGCTTGACAACGACACGCTGCAGAATATTCTCTCCGCATGCCGTCAGAATAAGACAACTCTCACAGGCCTTTTCCATGCAGCCGTCTTGATTTCCTTGGCAACACAGCTTATGGACAAGGAAGCGCCTGCTTTTGCAAGTATCACGGCGCTCAACCTGAGACGGCATATGCCTTCGAGTTCTGAGGGACCCTTGGAATTTGAGGCTGATCAGACGATGGCAAACTTTGTATCTCGACAGATGCACAAGTTCGATGAGACTTTGGTGAAGAGGATTCGCCATCTGGCCGCGATATGTCGCAAGTCTTCCATATCTTCAAATGTGAATTGCGAGCCGAATCTGGAAAGGCTTGCCGGCAGTGACGCATTGACGGAAGTCCTATGGGCAACGGCTGCTCGGGTCCGTGGCGAGATTCAGGAGCGTTTGGATTTAGGCTTGAAAAACGACATTGTCGGTTTAATGGGCCTAGTGAGAGATTGGCGATCACAGATGAAACAGGATCTCAAGAAGCCGAGGGCGGTGGCCTGGAATGTGACAAATCTGGGGGTGATGGACGGAAAGCTTGGGGCAGCAGAGATAGCACAGGCGCAAGATGCGAACGACAACATGCCAAAGGGTATCTCAGGCTCAAAAGGTTGGTCTGTTTCGCGGGCAGTCTTTTCGTTGAGCGCTGATGTCACAGAGGCTTTCATTCATATTAGTCCCATGGCGATTAAGGCTGGTGACCTAACTATTGAGATTAGTTGGCAGCGAGGGCTTATTGATGACAACATCTGCGAGCGGCTTACCGCTGGAGTGGGGGAATGGTTGAGATTCATAGGTCAAGCACAGTCACAACATACGGATCAAACTGCAGCCGCCAAAGTCTAG
- a CDS encoding uncharacterized protein (EggNog:ENOG41), with protein sequence MEADKREVVHVCVRILESLKVPGAAGRDQFLSTLAPHGTACHSRFMVNKGFEYEQFPDGFAGRIPWDSIEAGELEEGLDGEPTVLIDRDLAMVWTPYWVTRNGVLSHLGTNCFTLIKAAWDGNLPQKVEWKICGMTDTARPPTDEDRTRLGKE encoded by the exons ATGGAGGCCGATAAGCGAGAAGTTGTTCATGTATGCGTTCGAATTCTCGAGAGTCTAAAGGTGCCTGGTGCAGCAGGACGAGATCAGTTTCTATCCACTCTTGCCCCGCATGGGACTGCATGCCATTCCCGGTTTATG GTAAACAAGGGCTTTGAATATGAACAATTTCCAGACGGCTTTGCAGGGCGTATACCATGGGACTCGATCGAAGCCGGCGAGCTCGAAGAAGGGCTTGATGGCGAGCCTACAGTCTTGATTGATCGCGACCTTGCCATGGTTTGGACGCCATACTGGGTCACGCGCAATGGTGTTCTCAGTCACCTTGGAACTAATTGCTTTACTCTGATAAAAGCGGCCTGGGATGGAAACTTGCCGCAGAAAGTGGAGTGGAAGATTTGTGGTATGACCGACACTGCTCGGCCTCCAACAGATGAGGATAGGACACGGCTTGGGAAAGAGTAA
- a CDS encoding uncharacterized protein (EggNog:ENOG41): MLESSCLCGANRVSFEGDISVKMRCHCIDCRKFSGSTNTNNLGLPIAGLKILQGTLKTYTKEVATGNTMTSHFCGDCGSTLYRISSFSDKWVSVMIGGIDGLQTVEDSKADVELFVKYRPSWMAPIEGAKQEEGTWLPEH; the protein is encoded by the exons ATGCTTGAGTCAAGTTGTCTATGCGGTGCAAACCGTGTCTCTTTTGAGGGCGACATTTCTGTCAAG ATGCGATGTCATTGCATTGACTGCCGCAAGTTTTCTGGCTCTACAAACACCAACAACCTAGGTCTTCCTATTGCTGGGCTGAAGATTCTTCAAGGAACGCTCAAAACATATACCAAAGAAGTCGCCACTGGCAATACCATGACAAGCCACTTCTGCGGGGATTGTGGATCAACGTTGTATCGCATTTCGAGCTTCAGTGACAAATGGGTGTCGGTGATGATTGGCGGAATTGATGGATTGCAAACTGTTGAAGACAGTAAGGCAGATGTTGAGCTTTTTGTAAAGTATCGACCGAGTTGGATGGCACCAATTGAGGGagccaaacaagaagaggGTACCTGGCTTCCGGAGCATTGA